The Suncus etruscus isolate mSunEtr1 chromosome 14, mSunEtr1.pri.cur, whole genome shotgun sequence genome contains a region encoding:
- the NANOS2 gene encoding nanos homolog 2: protein MQLAPFDMWKDYLNLNQVLLDLIQGRRLKPEAQRAEDESRAKAGDVGVNGGPSEDPGTHCNFCKHNGESRHVYASHPLKTLEGVVVCPILRHYVCPVCGATGGQAHTLKYCPFNGDQKALKSLCRRSSRNSTGHKVKA from the coding sequence ATGCAGCTGGCCCCATTTGATATGTGGAAGGACTATTTGAACCTGAACCAGGTTCTGCTGGATCTGATCCAAGGTCGGAGGCTCAAGCCAGAGGCCCAAAGGGCTGAGGATGAGTCAAGGGCCAAGGCAGGAGACGTGGGTGTGAACGGGGGTCCCAGCGAGGACCCAGGTACCCACTGCAACTTTTGCAAACACAACGGGGAGTCGCGCCATGTCTATGCGTCCCACCCACTGAAGACCCTGGAAGGTGTGGTGGTATGTCCCATCCTGCGGCACTATGTGTGTCCCGTGTGTGGGGCCACCGGTGGCCAGGCACACACCCTCAAATACTGCCCATTCAATGGTGACCAGAAGGCCCTGAAGTCCCTGTGCCGCCGCAGCAGTCGGAACTCAACTGGCCACAAGGTCAAAGCCTGA